Proteins from one Chloroflexota bacterium genomic window:
- the uppS gene encoding di-trans,poly-cis-decaprenylcistransferase — protein sequence MADNQPTFSRVPHHVAIIMDGNGRWAQQRGRIRLEGHRAGTENIRGVLEACAEFGIQTLTLYSFSTENWSRPSDEVQGLLGILEMMLKREVNDLHKNGVRLWHIGRLEGLAPNLQEQVKAAIALTRNNTRITLNVAFNYGGRTEIVDAVRRIMAAGIPLEQISEETISSHLYTAGQADPDLVIRTAGEMRLSNFLIWQAAYAEFYSTPTYWPDFNRAELIRALEAFDQRVRKFGKTQEQILAGAPAEPVNRKL from the coding sequence GCTGGGCCCAGCAGCGCGGGCGCATCCGGCTGGAAGGCCATCGCGCGGGCACAGAGAATATTCGCGGCGTGCTGGAAGCGTGCGCGGAATTCGGCATCCAGACGCTGACGCTCTATTCGTTTTCCACGGAAAACTGGAGCCGGCCGTCCGACGAGGTGCAGGGCTTGCTGGGCATCCTCGAAATGATGCTCAAGCGCGAGGTGAACGACCTGCACAAGAACGGCGTGAGGCTGTGGCATATCGGGCGGCTGGAGGGCCTCGCGCCGAACCTGCAGGAGCAGGTCAAAGCGGCGATCGCGCTCACCCGCAACAACACGCGCATCACGCTGAACGTGGCTTTCAACTATGGCGGCCGCACCGAGATCGTCGACGCCGTGCGCCGGATCATGGCCGCGGGCATCCCGCTCGAGCAGATCAGCGAAGAGACGATCAGCAGTCACCTGTACACGGCCGGCCAGGCCGATCCGGACCTGGTGATCCGCACGGCCGGCGAAATGCGGCTGAGCAACTTCCTGATCTGGCAGGCCGCGTACGCCGAGTTCTACAGCACCCCGACCTACTGGCCCGATTTCAACCGGGCCGAACTGATCCGCGCGCTTGAGGCGTTCGACCAGCGGGTGCGCAAGTTCGGCAAGACGCAGGAACAAATCCTCGCCGGCGCGCCCGCCGAGCCTGTTAACCGCAAGCTCTGA
- a CDS encoding phosphatidate cytidylyltransferase, with amino-acid sequence MDLRRYISGAILIVLVTVPAYFGGVPFFVLVLGAAGIAAFEYDGLARHGGHQTQRLLGAGLIALILADTAFPGYHLVEWGLPLAVMLSLVLPMRRADLSGALSGWGLTLAGALYIGVLLAQVLRLRQLEPVGLPLVALAAFVTWMNDSAAYVVGVRWGRRRLAPRISPKKSWEGALGGGVAGVLVGLLTGWLWLPGIPLWHVVLMSLLVVVAGDFGDLAESLIKRQVGVKDAGYTIPGHGGVLDRIDSMMYAFPAVTLYALWVLGLR; translated from the coding sequence TTGGACCTGCGGCGGTATATCAGCGGCGCCATCCTCATTGTGCTGGTGACCGTCCCCGCATATTTCGGGGGCGTCCCGTTCTTCGTGCTGGTGCTGGGCGCGGCGGGCATCGCCGCGTTCGAGTATGACGGGCTGGCGCGCCACGGCGGGCATCAGACCCAGCGCCTGCTCGGCGCGGGGCTGATCGCGCTGATCCTGGCGGACACGGCGTTCCCCGGCTATCATCTGGTCGAGTGGGGCCTGCCGCTGGCGGTGATGCTGTCGCTGGTGCTGCCGATGCGCCGGGCCGACCTGAGCGGCGCGTTGAGCGGCTGGGGATTGACGCTGGCCGGGGCGCTGTACATCGGCGTGCTGCTGGCGCAGGTGCTGCGGCTGCGGCAACTCGAACCGGTCGGACTGCCGCTGGTCGCGCTGGCGGCGTTCGTGACCTGGATGAACGACTCGGCGGCCTATGTGGTCGGCGTGCGCTGGGGCCGGCGGCGGCTGGCGCCGCGCATCAGCCCGAAGAAGTCGTGGGAAGGCGCGCTCGGCGGCGGCGTGGCGGGCGTGCTGGTCGGCCTGCTGACCGGCTGGCTGTGGCTGCCGGGCATCCCGCTCTGGCATGTCGTGCTGATGAGCCTGCTGGTCGTCGTCGCCGGCGACTTTGGCGATCTGGCCGAAAGCCTGATCAAGCGGCAGGTCGGCGTCAAGGACGCCGGCTACACCATTCCCGGGCACGGCGGCGTGCTCGACCGGATCGACAGTATGATGTATGCGTTCCCCGCCGTAACGCTGTACGCCCTCTGGGTGCTCGGCCTGCGGTAG